GATATTTTTATGATGCAGATGGATTTATTAGGGTTTACTGAAAAAGTAGGTTCATAATAGTATAGTAAAAAACCTTGAGACGTATTTATCTCAAGGTTTTTCTGTTTATCATAAATGAATACCATGAAAGCACTAGTACATACTAATTTAGAGAAATTTATTCTTCAAAAGAAAGAGGCGATTATAATGGGAAATAAGTTGGTAGAAGGCTTATCAGCAATGAACACAACATCGTTACAAGTTGCTCCAGATATATTAGTAATGAATTTTACAATTGTTAGTGCTTGCTTGATTGGCACCGCTGACAACTATATTCTTGTAGATACTGGGCTTGAAAATTCAGCAAAGTTTATATTAGAGTGCATTGAGGATAAGTTTGGGAGAAACAGCAAACCAAAGGCAATCGTCCTTACACATGGACACTTTGATCATGTGGGGTCAGTTATAAAGCTATCTGAACTATGGAATGTTCCTGTATATATTCATCAACTAGAAATGCCTTATGTAACAGGAAAAAAGGATTATCCTGTTGGAGACCCTACAGTGGACCAAGGTTTGGTAGCAAAATTATCTCCAACTTTCCCACATAAAAGTATCGATATAACTGCTTATGCAGAAGCTCTGCCTGAGGATGGAAGTATACCTGGGATGCC
The genomic region above belongs to Clostridium swellfunianum and contains:
- a CDS encoding MBL fold metallo-hydrolase — protein: MGNKLVEGLSAMNTTSLQVAPDILVMNFTIVSACLIGTADNYILVDTGLENSAKFILECIEDKFGRNSKPKAIVLTHGHFDHVGSVIKLSELWNVPVYIHQLEMPYVTGKKDYPVGDPTVDQGLVAKLSPTFPHKSIDITAYAEALPEDGSIPGMPEWNWIHTPGHTEGHIALFRGKDRVLIAADAFSTTKQESLLSVMTHKEQISGPPKYLTTDWKAAENSVRILRNLKPSLAIPSHGEPMKGKELTRHLDMLVNNFREIAVPDKGAFVNK